In Trichomycterus rosablanca isolate fTriRos1 chromosome 25, fTriRos1.hap1, whole genome shotgun sequence, the sequence CACAAGACCACAATCACATacaggacacaaacacacactgtttgtTGTTCAGCTTAGcagacattattattactgtggtCTATAAATATAAAGAACCACCTATTGAGAAGTTGTTATGAACTTTTTCCCATTTATCtcttaatttagtcatttccgatTCCTGACTGTGATGTAAACATGGACTGCCTGATCGCCACACACCACCGTGATACGCTCCAAATCTGCGGCCGCCTCCTATCACCTTCATGTGACTCCCCAGGGCCGGTCCCGGACACCCCGTCCGACCTCCCCTCCctctgtgtggacgcccggccgGTTTCTGAAGCGTTAAACACGATGAGctgtgatctgatctgatcgCAAGCATGAAGAGACTTGAGACGTGTTTCACACTTTATTCATAGAAAAGCACTGAAATTCAACACAAATCATATAAAATGGTAGTAGCATTacataaatagtaataaatttTTGTTTATAGACATTAGCTCAAGAGGttgcacaaaaaaacaaacccaaaaaaaAAGTCTGGAACTATACTTTTGTGGCAACAAATACTGGATACCTTTTTCATAATTCAGTAGCACGGAGAGAGGTGACCAACACTTTTATTCccttaaattaaaaatgaaagaagATCAAGAGAAAATAAGAACAGAACTCAAACAGTAGATGAACTAGTGAACAATCTCTACCAgcgattattattatcatcattattattattattattttccttctAAACTCTAGGGACAGATCAGAACACTGGTACAGtcaacacagacacggagagagtCATGGGAGAGAAAAAATTATCAAAATAATCGAAGCCACGGGAGTTCCTTCCGTTCCCGACGCGACGCCGGAACAGCGGGGCGAGGCTACAGAAGACGCTTGATTGGTTCGAGTTTCCGGACCAGGCAGCTACCGTCGTTCCTGCAGAGCTCGGGAAAAGAAACCAAGGCGAATTTCCCCACGTCtgcaaaaattataaaaaaaggaACAGGTCTCTCTGCTCTCCGGATCGGGGTCCGTGTGAGGGTTCAGTTTAGTGGCTGCAGGTTTGAGGAAGGAACCGGGAGAGAacgtttatattaaaaaagcgACTGAAGCTGGAGTGTCCTCGTACGAAGCCGCCATCCACGTGTGTTTGTGATTCACCGAGTGACCGTCCAAGGACCGACCAAGGTCCTCGTTCACGTGATCAGTCCAAGCGTGTTCCGATATTCAGCGTCtctaaataataatatctaAATATTTACTGAGCCGAAGGAGGCCGAGGAAGCTGCAATTTCTGGTTAAGTGAAACTAAACTGTTGTCTGCTTAGATCTCCCATAATTCTCCCTCAATaagggcaagccatagcctagtgggtaaggtactggactagtaatcagaaggtcgctggttcaagccccaccactgccaggttgctgctgttgggcccctgagcaaggcccttaaccctcaattgctcagactgtatactgtaactgtaatgtaagtcctTTTGGATAAAGCCGTTCACCCAAGAAAAGCTGGACAAAACTGGTCAACGAAACAAGCTtggaatttatatttaattaaatctatTATAACTAAATACAGGAGGGtattagcccactactgctgagatctgggggattcagggttcgaatctcagtgatgCTATCAACCAACTGGGCGTCTGCACAGACGAGATCGCCTAATTTCTCAAGAGAGGTGAACGAAACAAGCTTGGAATTACTATGCTTAATTAAATCTAGTATAACTAAATACAGGAGGGCGCTCGGGtgctactgctgagatctgggggatccagggttctaatctcagctgtgctatcaaccaatCAGGCATCTGCACGGACGTGATCGACTCATTTCTGAGGAGAGGTGGCCGAAACAGCGTAGTTGTTGGCAGGTGCACTCGTTGGTTGCGatctcagtgcaggtcacaagcccggataaaaataggagggtgCGTGAGGAAGGGCTTAAAGCCTAAAAACCACCGTGGTGACGCCAAATGTAAAACTGTCGTGTTGTGGTTTTAATAATGTAGCTGCTTTACAAGGTCTAAAAGTTGTGTAGGATGATTTTGCACAAATAATAAGAATCTGTGAGAAACGAACAATAACGTGAATAACTTCGCTGTCGTATCACCCATAAATTAATTGTAATAGGGTGTAAACTAGAACTAACAAGAGACCGAATTTCACCCTTATGAAACTTCAATGACGTCTGATATCGGAACATGCCCAGCTGAACCTGGCAACCACTCGGCAATCCCACCTTTCCCGACTCTTCCATACAACGTTCAGGCTTCAGGAGACGTCCACGAATCAGTCGAAAGGCAAAAGTCCGTCCCAGTTTGCAGCATGTCGACCCCCCCCCCGACACGACAGTCCACTCCGAAGAGGattcaatttaataataaaaaaaaaaaaaaacaggaagtggttctGCATAGTCGGCTCATCAGCGGCCGTTCTtccttttcttcctttctttccttttttttttttttaagtctttACGCTTTACAagcttctgttttaataaaaaccCACCGAAAAACGAGAAGAAACCAGAGAAGAAATGAAGAAGTTCACAGGTGCACCTGAGAAATGTTTGTTTAAAGTCTTTCTGCTGTCACATTTCCAGCCCGCGACAAATTCAAGTATCCgaaaaataaaaaccaaaaagaaacaaaacaagaaacaaacaaacaagtaagGAAAAAAACCCCATACAGTCATCATAAATAATTATAACTTTACAATCTTTTGAATTGACAcctttaatatttacaatatcTTAAATGCTTATGCTACTATTTTTTTTGTTTCGTTTCTTTAAGTGATTTCCCTGAGAACTGAGTCGAGCGTTTTGTCCTTTTCTCTCCGCTTTCCTTCCGCCGCGAACCCGCCGAGTGCGTTCTACGAGTGGGGGAGACCGGTGGGCACTTCGCGAGGGCGGCGTCGTGTGGAATGTGGACAAAATTACGTGTTTTGTTGATTTGTGGATTTTCTATCAAAGACCAAATTGAAGTGAAGTGAAGTGAATGCTGGGTGAATATAAATGCTAATCTGGGTTTAGCGTGACGGGGGCGGGTTTACAGAAGTGCTCGTATTATAATGCTACAGCTACTAGTAAAACGAAGCTAATTTTTACGTTCTGTACTTTCACACCGAGAACACAGCAGATACGTGAGTGTGCGCCAATAATTGCCAAGAAATCTCAAAATTAATGCCTGATTTGGGACAGGCGTGAGCTATAGAACGTGTCTAATtatattttgtcatttttaataaacGCACCACAGTTCTGCTCACCAAACAACATTCGGACCAAATTTGGAATCGCTCTGGGGAGAAAGCCGTCTCTTCGATAGTAAAATATATCGTAATAACGTCGTAATCCATGCTTGCATAAACACGCCTAACTTTAGAATAGCTGTCCACCTTTTTCCTCCCCCACCAAAATAAAAACTGGGAAGAACCATTTTTCAATCCCTTAATTAAGAAATAATgagtaataaataaagtttgagTTCAGGCGGAGAAGGAAACGACTTTTTGTTCTCAGGTGTGAAACTGTGACTCTCACTaactatttataaatgtttatatatattaacCAAGGTCTGGGGTTCTTAGTTTGGCTATTTATCGATTTATAGTTCGGTTTCCTGTCAAAAATAACTGTACGTAAATGCACTGAGAATTTTGCATGTGCACAAATCTGAATATCGTAacagatttaataatattacaacCACGTAGCTCAAATCATCAGATTGGTATTTTGAAAATTGTATTCGTAAATCCACCACGTCACCGCGATCGTAGTTTAGCTTTTGGAAGCACAATCtcgcttttatttattcttttatttgggTTTAATGCCATATTTAACACatatgtgtcatttaatggcaagaAATAGGCATTATGTTTCTGtctattatatatttttgttaatgcatttctcccgactttttagcgcgtccaatttcccaattgcgtcacgcttcccttccgctaatgccgacccccgctctgatttgaggagaacgaagctaacccacgcccccttcgacacgtgggcagcagccgtatgcatctcatcacctacacttgtgtacggagagacgcaccctgatccgcactcttttcccacctctgtgcaggtgccatcaaccagccagcagaggtcgtagttgcatcagttacgaggagtccctatccggcttagtatcccacccctgtatgaacaacaggccaatcgttgttcatgtggccgctcagcccagccggatggcagagctgagactcgatacgatgtatttgagatcccagctctggtatgctagtgtgtttttaccactgcgccacttgAACGGCATCAATCCCGCTTTTAAATCATGAACCTTAAGTAATTAAAACCTCATTTTATGAAAACAAATCACAATAATTACTTTAATGCCACGTTTAACGTTAGGGGCGAGACCTCACAGAGCGCCGGCGCCTCAACCGGTCAGCAGAGGCCACACTTACACCAACAATGGTCCGAGTTTTAGTCATCACACAGCCAATCAGGTGATAGCAGAACTAAGATTCGAACTGGAGCGCTCGAAGTCTTATGGACTACAGACTACTGAAATCAGACTAGAGATTCATCATGATCTGTGCCGATTTCTCGGTTGCACTGAGGTACGATTATGTTTAGTTTGACAGGAAATCGTTCACATAGGAAACGAAAATTCTAAGAGAGAGAAGTGAGGTGTCGTCTTCGCCCCCGTTAAAGCTGTTTCTTAATACGACTGAGGTATGCCCGTAACACtgcatgtaagtgtgtgtgtgtgcgtgtgtattgtttattattattcggAATGACTGGTCTGAGCTCTGCAGCTCCTTGCAGGAAAATAAGGAATAATGAACGACCGCCGATCAAGACGGTCGATGGAAAAGGCTCAAAATGCTCCACCTGTCTTTTGGTTTTTCTTTATGTGCCACTTTGCGACGTGCGTAACGAAATAAAAAGCGAGCGTGAGCCAAAACGAGCGGTCGTTCTGGCCTCCACAGGTGAACGTACTGCAAATCATAACAGACGAAGAAAAATAAATTCACAATTCAGATTCAGACTGACAGGAATATACAggaggaaataataataatgccttAAATAAACCAGGAGGGagtgtttgtgtctgtttttattttgatccGTCAGCCGAAACGCTCCCGGACGAGCATCATGAGCTTCTTCTTGCCCTTGTAGATCTGCTTGAGGTTATCGATAAACTGGGCGAACTGCACGTGGCCGTCGTGTGCCATCAGGAATGTGTCCCGTGCCTTGCCCAGGAACTCTATAAACTCGCCGTAGTGGCGCGGGCTGATGTGCGTCAGGCGCGAGTGCGTGGTGCTGATGTAGGCGCCGATGGCGGCGTCCAACAGCTGGCGCAGAGGCGCCTTGTCCGTGCTCATCAGCTTCCCCGAGCTGCGGCGTCCGGGAATGCCCGCCAGGCCGGGTGCGGTTACAGTACAGCGCCGCAGGATGTCCGAGAGCACGGTGGCGCAGCGCACGCCCTTCACCACCAAAGGCACCATGGCGCCCAGCTCGTTCTTGCCCAGCGAGTGGCTGAGCGCGCACGCCCACAGGACGTCGTTGATGGCCGGGTGAGTGTCCTGGTTGTACGCCAGGCTGACGTGCGCCATGGCCAACGACGCCAGCTTGAAGGCGCGCAGAGGGTAGCCGCGGTGCTCCATGTACCGCGCGATGGTGAACAGCTGAGCGTGCGTCATGGCCGTCGCGGCGGCGTCCACGGCGATCTGGTAGGCCGTCTCGAAGGCCACGTGCTCCTTCTCGCAGAGCGTCAGCGCCGACAGGGCGCAGTTGGCCGGGTCCTTCATGGCGCACTGCAGGGCCAGCGTGCGGGCGCAGCTGGCCAGCTCCTCGCGCTGACCGTAGTCCAGGCTGAGGCGGAGCGCCGTGCCGTGGGACATGACCGCCGCCGCTACGATGCTCGTGGCCTCCGTGGGAGTGAACAGGGTGTACCAGCTCTGCAGGATGCTCACCAGCGCCCTCAGACCTACAACGAGGAGAGGGAGAGTCAGagtcaaattcccacagacacactccaaacgtCTTTTTATAGCCAGAGGAGATTTTGATTGCTACGTACCGACTTCAGTAGCGCAGGTGACCAGCCAGCGCACCATCTCCCGCCGTCTCCAGTTCAGAGTGGACAGGGTCATTCTCATCACCTAGCGACACCAGACGAGGTTACAGACGAGCCGCGGGCAGCCAAACACTCAACAAAGAGATGAAAACCAAACCGCGCTTACCTGCAGGCCGAGCTCGAGCGCCACGTTGAGCAGGGTGATGTCCGGCGGGTTGTCGGCGGGCGTGGCGATCTTGAAGGCGTCCTGTGCCAGTTTGAAAATGAGCGATGAGGAGTGGATGTTCTTCTGGATGGCCTCCAGGACGGTCCGCAGCCTCAGCATGTCTCCTGCACGACACACGACATACGACACGCTCCGTCAAAACCGCGATCGCTCAGCTAAATCAGCATGAGAAGAAGACGTGATGTGACTCACCCTTGGCTGCGGTCAGCATGGTCGACGCCAGCTCGCACTGCTGGGACTCCAGGTGACCCAGCGTGAACCAGCGTGGGTATCTGCTGGGCACGATGGAGATGCCGTGGTGCGGGTGACCCACGTCACCGGACGGCGCTGTGGACTCCAATACGGGCAGCCTACGACGTAAACCACCACAGGCACAGCATTAAGACACATCACTAGCtttatatcatgatgctcccaccatcGTACTTCACAGAAATTTGAAAACTCACCTCATGGCACGCAGGCCAATCTTGTAGGCCAGATCAGCGTCGTGGGTTAGAAGTGCTGTGAACAGGTACTTGGCGAAGGTGTGCATGGGGACGCTCTCTCGATGGATGACCTCCCCCAGACCACTGAACGGACCACCTACAGGAGCAAAGAACAAGCACTCGAATACCAGGATGTACCAAAATATCAGGAGCGTGCGAACGCAGCATGCTAAAAACAATGTATAGCATGagtaaggtgtgtgtggtggtgtgtgtaccTTCCAGTAGAAGCATGGCTTGTTTGCGGAGTGTGTGAACCAGCAGCTCGTCCAGCTCCAGCTCCTGCAGCTTGGCCACGATCTGCTCCTCGTTGCGACACACCTTGTCCTGGGCGTACAGTCCTTCGGGCATTAGTCTCTGCTGCCCCATGCCCAAGAGCGCCACCTCCAGCGCCAGGGCCAGATACGACTCGCTGGTGTCCGGACAGCCCCACACGGGCACGTGCTGGTACACCGGAGGCTTGGGCTCTCCCGAATCTGCCAGGGAGAGAAAGCCAGGGAATTAGGGCACACATAAATAGGGCTAGATTGGCCGCACACATTAAgatgtacatggaacagtgagtTCTTTACCAAGGTCAGCTTATGCGGAAAGAAAATCTGTCTGAATGGACTGATATAATTCAAAGCCTGAGTTTGGAGCTGTGGGCGCTTTTTTCTCGTGCAGTAAGCTTATggcaatgtaaaaatgtgaagcttgcttgactgtggacagtgtcacccatgttcAAGCAGCTTTTAATCACACACGCGCTCCAGGGTTCGAATTCAGTGAGCGATGCTATTGGCCGGTCAGGCACCTAAATGGACATGATCGGCTAATGCCCAGTAGGAGGGGGTAGGCAAAAAAGTCAGGCCACTGGGGGATGCACTCTtattgtcagtgtgctctcagtgccagtcccatgCCCGTGCAGAAACATGAGGGTATGCTATGGGAGGTGGGGCATtctagggttcaaatctcagtgatgCTATTGGCCGGGcaggcgtctgcatggacatgattggctaatgccCAGTAGGAGGGGGTGGGCAAAAAAAGTCTAGCCATTGTGAGGTGCTCTCATTGTCAGTGCTatcttagtgccagtcccatGCCCCGGCAGAAATAGGAGGGTATGCAGACTCCTAatggcaaaaataataataataaatatacccTTATATAATTatgacaattattattattaatcagttTCTCAGGTCAGGGTTTGTGAggacagaaggtggattggctgcactAAATTTCCCAgatgtgtgagtaaatgaagGTGCGGGCACCGTGAGCGCATTCCTGCGACGTGCCCATTATTATTCGCCCACTGCCTTCATTAGAGCTCCGTGATTGGCCGATCTCTAAAGCCCCGCCCACTCAGCTGCAAAAATGGCAGATGTTGCCAAGTGTGTGAAGGCATGGAACAAAGGGCAGGGCTGGCACCTCCGAACACACAATCGGCGTACCACTCGGCCCGCATTATTCCGCGCCACAATGGAACCCTGTTGGCGCCGCACAATAGCTGCACGTTCGTGCGCGGAGGGACGTATAGCACGCGGACGctgattgattttatacatttcGCTCCAGTGTGCCGTCGCCGTGACCCCTGATCCCATGGAAacgcacacgcgcacacacacacacacacaataatacaatgCCAGGGTGCCTTAAAAGGTATGAAAAGCCATAAAGGGCTAATCCAATTCCCTccgacacaaacacacacacacacacacctcccccCCACTGCCATCCCATAATGGTGTACCTCCGGTATCCATGGCGTTGTCGTCCTCCACTCTACACGTCTCGGTGAGGGTGGCGAAAAGGCAGCCGATGGGGTCGAGCGGGTGACCCACCCAGCCCTCCAGATTAGTGGTGCTGGTCATTCCCCTCTGGAgcaactctacacacacacacacacacacacacacacgattgaATTATGGGTGATCGATGGCTCTGTGCAATTACTTTTACAGCCTTTCCGTAAGAAACACCACAAAAGTGGATTCCTAAGTgattgaccaaaagtatgtggacacccgtatCACGAGCGTGTCAGTTGTTTAAATaagaatgggtgtccacatacttttggccataaagagAGATTTTGACCTGATtgttaaaaatttaaatgttccTTGTGCTTTAATAGGAAACCGTAATATGAAAATTCAGTCTattttatcatggtcagggtcgaggagggtccggttccactgggaaacaacAGGCTCGCAATTCATTCACActttcagcattcagcagacgcctttatccaaagtgaggGTATACACTGCAAGCGAGTGAGAATCGAGGGCCTCGAtcaagggcccatcagtggcaagctggcagatgtagggctcgaaccagcaaccttctgaatacccAGGGTGATGAAGTGAATGCGTCACAACACACAGAGCATCGAACCCTGTTGTGTTTCGGAGCTGCGCAGTCGCGGGCGGTCCGAGTGCCCATGCCAACTTCAGTCCACTGGTCcattgaaggacctgctgataACGggtgtcttgtggagtccatgtctcagcgGGTCAGAGCTGTGCTTGGCACAAAGATGGCACAGTGTGGGCAAACCCTGATCCGAATGAAAGCAGTGTGTGATCCTGTAGAACCCGTCAGGTGGCGCGTAGGAGCAGATGAGGAGCACAATGCCGCCTTTGTAAGTTCTTAGCTTGTAAACCCCCGAGCACGTGCCAAGCAGATGCAGATTGTTCTTAGGTgccagtggtgtgtgtgtgtgtgtgtgtgtgtgtgcacggtgtgtgtgtgttacctttctTCTGGTGTTTGTAAATATCCAGCTGTCGCTGCTGCTGGAGCCGGAGGGTGTTGATGATGGCCACGGCCAGGCGCAGGGCTTCTCTGGGGTATCCGTGAGAGCGCAGGGCATCCACCCTGGCGCACGCGGTAGGCACGTGATCTGTAACACACGTCACGACACCGTTAGCACGTTAACACGCCCGCTCGCTCACAGACCGCCCACGTTGGAAAGCGCGCGTGTCGGACTCACCCAGCCACAGCGGCAGGCCCTGCGGGTTGAAGAGCAGACTCTCGCCCTCTCTCTGGTAGGCGGGCGAGACGTAGAAATCGCTGCTGATGATTCGCTGTAGGTGGCTGTCCTGCCAGTGTAGGTCGCACGCTTCCATGGCGCGGGTGAACACCGTCCTCCTCGGCCTGGCCAGCGAGTCTGAAACGCACGTGGACAGAGAGGGGGGAATGAGGCTGCGTTCAAATGCTCCTCGATATAGTGTAAAGCAccaatacactatatgaccaaaagtatttggacgcccgaccatgagcttgtcggacatcctatttaaaggctgtgtgatcttttcagctagaacagccgccgctcttctgagacagcctctcacaagacttgagtatgtctgtgtatgggaatttgtgcccgttcagtcaaaagatgactgatgcatttgtatggctgggcacttatGTTcacgttccggttcattccaaagctttaAATCAAGGTTTACTTTATGTGTTTATTGAGCTTGTTGGAACAAAcagggaagggccttccctagaCTGTTGCTGCAAGGTTAGAAGCATCTAatgtcctttatataactgatttattacaccttttaGCAACAGTTATGACTAAAACACAtacattgaataaataaaatagctgcTTTAAAgggctgtcccaatacttttgtccatatagtgccaAGTTGGGATGCAGCACATTCAGTATCAAAGACAAACAGTGCCGGTTCTGAATGCCCACCATGTGCCAGGTTGCTCTGGGGCAGGGCATTGGTGATGTTTGGCAGCTCGCTGCCGTAGTTTCCGTCCTCCAGCGGGCAGATGTCCATGTCGCTCCACTTCTTCAGCTGTTTGAGCCAGACGCTCTTCTCCTCGCTCTTACAGTGAGGATTGAGCACGATGCACACCCACAATGCACCTGCAGGGACACAGAAACACGACCGGTCAGAGGACAGAACGAGACAAAGACGGAAAAGCTGGACAGGACGAGGGGGGTGAGAGAGCGGGCACAGGGGGCGAGCTGGGAAACAGACCGGCGCTTGTCCGTGA encodes:
- the zswim5 gene encoding zinc finger SWIM domain-containing protein 5 — protein: MAEGRGEIPPLQPPLQLFSPPASKRPCLRPAPRGPGPGPGPGFSGARLRCPESLLDCAAKAVAEKWAFERVEERFERIPEPVQRRIVFWSFPRNEREICMYSSFQCRAAAEETPGASSAASAGSSAGAGAASAPASGSAAAGTNGGADGLPFRRGIRLLEMGCVENVLQVGFHLSGTVTEPATHSEPEVTHRVAISFDRCKITSVTCGCGNRDIFYCAHVVALSLYRIRRAEQVKLRLPISETLFQMNRDQLQKLVQYLITAHHTEVLPTAQKLADEILSSNSEINQVHGAPDPTAGASIDDDNCWHLDEEQVREQVKQFLSQGGYYGSGKQLNSMFAKVREMLRMRDSNGARMLTLITEQFMADPRLSLWRQQGTGMTDKCRQLWDELGALWVCIVLNPHCKSEEKSVWLKQLKKWSDMDICPLEDGNYGSELPNITNALPQSNLAHDSLARPRRTVFTRAMEACDLHWQDSHLQRIISSDFYVSPAYQREGESLLFNPQGLPLWLDHVPTACARVDALRSHGYPREALRLAVAIINTLRLQQQRQLDIYKHQKKELLQRGMTSTTNLEGWVGHPLDPIGCLFATLTETCRVEDDNAMDTGDSGEPKPPVYQHVPVWGCPDTSESYLALALEVALLGMGQQRLMPEGLYAQDKVCRNEEQIVAKLQELELDELLVHTLRKQAMLLLEGGPFSGLGEVIHRESVPMHTFAKYLFTALLTHDADLAYKIGLRAMRLPVLESTAPSGDVGHPHHGISIVPSRYPRWFTLGHLESQQCELASTMLTAAKGDMLRLRTVLEAIQKNIHSSSLIFKLAQDAFKIATPADNPPDITLLNVALELGLQVMRMTLSTLNWRRREMVRWLVTCATEVGLRALVSILQSWYTLFTPTEATSIVAAAVMSHGTALRLSLDYGQREELASCARTLALQCAMKDPANCALSALTLCEKEHVAFETAYQIAVDAAATAMTHAQLFTIARYMEHRGYPLRAFKLASLAMAHVSLAYNQDTHPAINDVLWACALSHSLGKNELGAMVPLVVKGVRCATVLSDILRRCTVTAPGLAGIPGRRSSGKLMSTDKAPLRQLLDAAIGAYISTTHSRLTHISPRHYGEFIEFLGKARDTFLMAHDGHVQFAQFIDNLKQIYKGKKKLMMLVRERFG